Proteins encoded by one window of Anaerosalibacter sp. Marseille-P3206:
- the cls gene encoding cardiolipin synthase has product MGDDMETFISVLKWIVENILLINILLAILLVFFERRNPTTTWLWVMILFFLPGIGFLIYLFLGQDMRKKKIFEIKKEEDKYFDELVANQEQNIVKNRFNYNDPKISAHEDIIQFHLMSNSSIYTQDNEVELYFSGVDKFNALLNSINNAKEYIHMEYYIIRSDNISTEIVNALVKKAKEGVEVKLLYDGMGGRSLPKNYFNDLIDAGGEVACFFPPFLPYISLRVNYRNHRKICIIDGVEGFVGGFNIGDEYIEYTDKFGYWRDTHCKINGTAVAGLQWRFLLDWRFASKKEIEVSKRYFPEVKGKGETGIQIVSSGPDSKWTSIKDGYLKMIINAREKVYIQTPYFIPDDSILEALKVAGLSGVDVKVLIPDKPDHPFVYWASLSYIGELLEAGVQFYTYQDGFMHSKVVVMDDMVSSVGTANLDIRSFKLNFEVNAFIYDKKVNSEITKQILKDLERCVEITSDGYGKRSLLVKFKESISRLLSPIL; this is encoded by the coding sequence ATGGGTGATGATATGGAAACTTTTATATCTGTATTGAAGTGGATTGTAGAAAACATACTTCTTATAAACATATTATTGGCAATTTTGTTGGTATTTTTTGAGAGAAGGAATCCTACAACCACATGGCTATGGGTCATGATTCTCTTCTTTTTACCAGGTATCGGATTTTTGATTTATTTATTTTTAGGGCAGGATATGAGAAAGAAAAAGATTTTTGAAATAAAGAAAGAAGAGGATAAGTATTTTGATGAATTAGTAGCAAATCAAGAGCAAAACATAGTGAAGAATAGATTTAATTATAATGATCCTAAAATTTCTGCTCATGAAGATATTATTCAATTTCATCTGATGAGTAATTCTTCTATATATACTCAAGATAATGAGGTTGAACTATATTTTTCAGGGGTAGACAAATTTAATGCTCTTTTAAACAGTATTAATAATGCAAAAGAATACATTCATATGGAGTATTATATTATTAGAAGTGACAATATATCAACAGAAATCGTAAATGCATTGGTCAAGAAAGCAAAAGAAGGTGTTGAGGTAAAGTTACTCTATGATGGCATGGGAGGTAGAAGTTTACCTAAGAATTATTTCAATGACTTAATAGATGCTGGAGGAGAAGTGGCCTGTTTTTTTCCTCCATTTCTACCTTATATAAGTCTGAGAGTAAACTATAGAAATCACAGAAAGATTTGCATAATTGATGGAGTAGAAGGTTTTGTAGGTGGGTTTAATATTGGTGATGAATATATAGAATATACGGATAAATTTGGTTATTGGAGAGATACTCATTGTAAAATAAATGGTACTGCAGTAGCAGGTCTTCAGTGGAGATTCCTATTAGATTGGAGATTTGCTTCAAAAAAAGAAATTGAAGTAAGTAAAAGATATTTTCCTGAAGTAAAAGGTAAAGGGGAAACTGGGATTCAGATAGTTTCTTCTGGTCCTGACTCGAAATGGACTAGCATTAAAGATGGATATTTAAAGATGATCATCAATGCCAGAGAAAAAGTATACATTCAAACACCGTACTTCATCCCAGATGATAGTATATTGGAAGCTTTAAAAGTAGCAGGGTTATCAGGAGTAGATGTAAAAGTACTAATACCAGATAAGCCAGATCACCCTTTTGTATACTGGGCCAGTCTTTCATATATAGGTGAATTGTTAGAAGCTGGAGTTCAGTTTTATACTTACCAAGATGGATTTATGCATAGCAAGGTAGTAGTGATGGATGATATGGTTTCATCAGTAGGAACAGCAAATTTGGACATAAGAAGTTTTAAATTGAATTTTGAAGTTAATGCATTTATATATGATAAAAAAGTAAATAGTGAAATCACTAAGCAAATATTAAAGGATTTGGAAAGATGTGTAGAAATAACTAGTGATGGCTATGGGAAAAGATCTCTTTTAGTTAAATTTAAAGAGTCTATTTCAAGGCTACTGTCTCCAATACTTTAA